From the genome of Castor canadensis chromosome 18, mCasCan1.hap1v2, whole genome shotgun sequence:
CCAGGAACCAGAGGGTGGGAACTTATGTTTTTGCCCGGCCCTCTCTTCCAGGAAGTGGTTCTGCCTTCCAGGAACCCGAGCTGCCCAAGTGGGGGCGGTGGGGGTGGGTGGCTTCATAACACCATGACTGTGTCTCTGAGCTGGTGGCTTCTTCCTGCAGTCCCCTCCCCCCAGGAAAGCGGCAAGGTTACGCGGTGTTCTCTTCCCCACGGAGGAACTCTGCCACTCTGGGGCAGCCCAAGATGTGGAGGCAGTGTCTCTGCGTGCGTGCCACGATTTTAGTAAGCACCTACTGtgagccttcttttttttttttatggtgataatggggattgaactcatggccttatgtttgctaagcaggctctccaCCACtaaagccctttttgctctagttatttttcatagaGAGTCTCGGTTTTTTTGCCCAGATCAGCCTCGATGCGATGCTCCAGagctccacctcccgagtagctgggattatagacgtatGCTATCATGCACGTTGGAGCCCAGATCTTTTGAATTCATCTCCTCACTCATTGCATACTTTCAACATCATATGAGAAAAGCACTGTTAGTTGTTCCCTTACAGAAGGGAAAACTGGAGCTCAGAGAGGCAAGGATCCGTCTCAAGGCCACCCAGCTTGTAAGAAACAGAGCTGGGACCCCACAGTCTGTGCTTTCAAACTTATGCATGGATGGCGCCTGATGGCTGTGGTGCTGGTTCCTTCTTCTCCTGATTGTCCTcctcctgtttcttctttttggtgggactggggtttgaactcagggcttcacacttgccaagcaggccctttgctgcttgagccatccctccaaaGCTCCTTTTTCTTACTCTGCTCTCCCCTCCCGGGCCCCAACAGCAGCCCCAGCCCTCTTCCCAGACTCCTTTGCTGCCTTTGCCCCTCTGCTAGGCCAGGTCTCTCCAGCCTCCCAGATCCTCACAGCACTCAGAGGTTGACCACTCCCTGGCTGTGTGTCTTTGGGCAAGTGACTTCGtctttctgagcttcagtttccgtCTCTATAAAATGAGATCATTGTTTGGCTTCagaaattcttcttcttctttttttttttttcaatattgggctttgaactgaggtccttgcagttgctaagcaggtactctaccacttgagccaccctgccagtccTTTCAgcactggttattttttgagatagggtctcgctttttgcctgggccagcgtGGACCTATTCAAGCTGCCTgctgtatctgggatgacagacatgcaccaccatgtccagttattggttgagatggagtctcatgaacttttttgcctgggctggcctcaaaccacaatcttcctggtctcagcctcccaaatagctaggattacaggtgtgagccaccatacctgccttcagaaattgttttaagagggatcatatttgcattttagaaactCAGTACAATTCTAACTAACACGTGAAAGAGGTCAGATTAGCCTAGAAGGAGAGGGGCTCGTGAGTAAGTTATAGTCACCCCAGGAATGATGGGGTCAAGGGACAGTACTGGAAGTTATCTAGTGCTTGCTGTcctctgtgccagacactgtcgTAGGGGTTGTGTGCTGCGGAAGGGGTCATGTCAGGGAGTCAAGAAGTACCTGAACCCTGCCCTAGAACCCAGCTGCCCTCATCATGGGGTTCTTAAGAGCAGGATTCTGAAGTCTATAAACACCAACCAGTGCCAGGGGGAGAGTAAGGGAAGAGACACAGAGAATCAAAAAGTACAGGTgtggccaggtgcaggtggctcacgcctataatcccagctactcaggaagcagagatcaggaggatcgtggttcaaggcctgcctgggcaaaatgaaagtgagactctatctcaaaaatagccaacacaaaaaaaggactggtggagtagctcaagtggtagagcacctgcctagaaagcgtgagaccctgagttcaaatcccagttctgttTCTCCCCCAGAAAAATTGCAATGCCAACAAGAAAGACCAATGAGATGATCTCAAGGACAGGCGCTGTCCTTCTGGTTCCCTGGTAGGAGGACGGCGTGGACCCTCAGCATCAAACAGACAAGTCTGATGACCACAAGTTTCCTAGGACAGGGCTCTTCTTAAAAAAATATGGCTTTCCTTACTGTCCTAGAAAGTTCAGTAAATAGCTCTGAGCCCTTAAGGGCTTATAGGGGAGGATGACTCAAAGAATGGAATCCACAGAGCTCTGCTAGCAGCCTGCCATGTGAAGAGAGGGCCCCGAGCTCTGGACGCATCACCTCATTCACCCTAAGGGTGGGTCCGCATCGTCCAGACAAGAACACAGCCAAAGGGACAGAACAGATCAGAGACCCTGATGACTGGCCAGGGCTgtgaggggtggggaaggggacagAGAGATTTGGAGGCTGAGGGGGAGGGGTATGGACCAGACTCCAGAAAACTCAGAGCCCTGTAGACCTGTTTCCCAGACTTCTCTACGGTCGGTGGGTAACTGAGCTGTTTATGCAATGTCTGCTGATGTCTTTATGAACTGTATGCAGCTACTATCGTACTTTCTGATATTCAATTAATATCTAGAAAAGCTGATGTTAAGAAGGGATGACATGAAAAGTCAATACAATTAGAGGCTTTAAGAGTTtctttagccaggtgtggtggctcacacctgtaatcccagctacttggaggtggacatctggaggatcgtggttcaaggccagactgggcaaaaagttaaggagactccatctcaacaaataagtcaggcataGGGACGTGTGTCTATAATTCCAGAtacatgggaggtataggtaggaggattgaggtttgaggctgaTCCcacacaaaaatgcaagacctcatctgaaaaataaaagcaaaaagggctgggagtgatagagcgcctgcctagcaaatgcaaggccctgagttcaaaccccagaaaaagaCCTTCTGTGCCCCATTGGGTTGTTTTGTCCCCAAATAAAAAGTCTCCTTCTTTGGCAGCAccggggttttgaactcagggactcatgcttgttgggcaggtgttctgccacttgagccactctgccagccctttcttatgatgggtttattcgagacagggtctcgtgaactttacctgggctggcttcaaaccacgatcctcctgatctcagcctccctagtagctaggattacaggtgtgagtcactagcgcctggctctttttctttttctctcttctctcctttcttcttttttgagacagggtcttactatgtagcccaggctggcctgaaactgtcaATCCTCTTTCcacagtgctgggatcacaggtgtgcaccaggatgcatggcaaaaataaaaaatattaaccaaATATGATTGGGGTTCTGTGCACCACATAAAGGAAGTGACTTAATCCATGGTGGTAAAACAGCTGCTGCCTGTGGAGGGCTTCACCCTTTCCCAGGCGTGTGTTGGGTTGCAGGAACGGCTGAAGCCAGACCAGGCCAGGGTTGCAGGTGAGGTTCTCGGTGAGCCCAGGTGTGACGCTGTTCTTATGTCCTGTCTACCCAGGTACCATGCCTTCACACCTCCTCCTGCTGCTGACTCTACTGGGCCCTGGCAGCAGCCTCCAGCTGTGGGACAGCTTGAAGGATGGATCCCAGGAGGCCCCAGCCCCAGCGCTTCTACGGGGACGGAGACAGGCGACCACAGATGAGGACTTTGATGAAGACTATTTCCCAGAAGTCACAGACCCTCCAGAAATGCTTGAAAATTACATGAGGTTTGTGTCTACAGACGGTGAAGCCCTGAGCACGATGGCTGTGTTGGAGCAAAGGGTTGCAGGTCCCGGGCCCTCTGAGGCAGCCACGGTGGAGGCTGTCCCCAGCAGCACTGCTGGCCTGGATACAGGAGAGGCACAGTGGAGCACAGAATTGGCCACACAGTGGACACCAGTCTCAGTGGACCTGACCACAGAAGTGACTTCTGGAATTGCTTTTACAATGGAGGCTGTATCTACAGAGTGGGCTCCTTCCATGGAGGCAACCACCAGAGAGGCCCTGTCCACGGGGCCAGTAGCCACCAAGTGTATACAAGCGGTAGCCATGGCGGCAGAGACCACCCAACCATCAGTCTTGGTGACAGAGACTACTCAGCCATCAGCCACAACGATAGAGGCCACCCAGCCATCAACCTTGGTGACAGAGACCACCCAACTGTCAGCCACAACAGCAGAGACCACTCCTCTAGCAGCCACGGAGGCCTTGCCCAGAACCAGGCTCACGCAGGCTCTGTTCACAGCGCTGGCTGCCACCAAAGGCCCTTCCACAGAACCCACTGCCACCACGGCCCTGTCCATGGAGCCAGTCCCCACCAAGTCCCCTTCCACAGAACCTATCACTGTCACCTTTCTTGTGCCTGTTGTCATTCACCAGAACACCACAGTAACAGCTGGCAACTTACCTGACACGAGCAGGAACAGGCAGGTTGTCACCCTTGCTAGCTCCACGAGCCCCGGCCCCACAGAGGCCTCAGACCGTGTCCCCGTGAGGCAGTGTCTTTTGGCCATCCTCATCCTGGCAGTGGTGGCCACAGTCTTCCTCGTGTGCACCGTAGTGCTGGCAATCCGCCTGTCCCACAGGAACCACATGTACCCTGTGCGCAATTACTCCCCCACCGAGATGGTCTGCATCTCGTCCTTGCTGCCGGATGGGGGCGAGGGgttccccagcacagcaaatgGAGGCCCACCCAAGAGGCAGGGCCTGAAGGCAGAGGCCAGCGAGGACCGAGACGGGGATGACCTCACCCTGCACAGCTTCCTCCCGTAGCTCCCCTGCTCTCTGCAGCCCA
Proteins encoded in this window:
- the Selplg gene encoding P-selectin glycoprotein ligand 1 isoform X3 — translated: MPSHLLLLLTLLGPGSSLQLWDSLKDGSQEAPAPALLRGRRQATTDEDFDEDYFPEVTDPPEMLENYMRFVSTDGEALSTMAVLEQRVAGPGPSEAATVEAVPSSTAGLDTGEAQWSTELATQWTPVSVDLTTEVTSGIAFTMEAVSTEWAPSMEATTREALSTGPVATKCIQAVAMAAETTQPSVLVTETTQPSATTIEATQPSTLVTETTQLSATTAETTPLAATEALPRTRLTQALFTALAATKGPSTEPTATTALSMEPVPTKSPSTEPITVTFLVPVVIHQNTTVTAGNLPDTSRNRQVVTLASSTSPGPTEASDRVPVRQCLLAILILAVVATVFLVCTVVLAIRLSHRNHMYPVRNYSPTEMVCISSLLPDGGEGFPSTANGGPPKRQGLKAEASEDRDGDDLTLHSFLP
- the Selplg gene encoding P-selectin glycoprotein ligand 1 isoform X1; this translates as MASFPISDLEPQGTMPSHLLLLLTLLGPGSSLQLWDSLKDGSQEAPAPALLRGRRQATTDEDFDEDYFPEVTDPPEMLENYMRFVSTDGEALSTMAVLEQRVAGPGPSEAATVEAVPSSTAGLDTGEAQWSTELATQWTPVSVDLTTEVTSGIAFTMEAVSTEWAPSMEATTREALSTGPVATKCIQAVAMAAETTQPSVLVTETTQPSATTIEATQPSTLVTETTQLSATTAETTPLAATEALPRTRLTQALFTALAATKGPSTEPTATTALSMEPVPTKSPSTEPITVTFLVPVVIHQNTTVTAGNLPDTSRNRQVVTLASSTSPGPTEASDRVPVRQCLLAILILAVVATVFLVCTVVLAIRLSHRNHMYPVRNYSPTEMVCISSLLPDGGEGFPSTANGGPPKRQGLKAEASEDRDGDDLTLHSFLP
- the Selplg gene encoding P-selectin glycoprotein ligand 1 isoform X2, with translation MPAAVCTMPSHLLLLLTLLGPGSSLQLWDSLKDGSQEAPAPALLRGRRQATTDEDFDEDYFPEVTDPPEMLENYMRFVSTDGEALSTMAVLEQRVAGPGPSEAATVEAVPSSTAGLDTGEAQWSTELATQWTPVSVDLTTEVTSGIAFTMEAVSTEWAPSMEATTREALSTGPVATKCIQAVAMAAETTQPSVLVTETTQPSATTIEATQPSTLVTETTQLSATTAETTPLAATEALPRTRLTQALFTALAATKGPSTEPTATTALSMEPVPTKSPSTEPITVTFLVPVVIHQNTTVTAGNLPDTSRNRQVVTLASSTSPGPTEASDRVPVRQCLLAILILAVVATVFLVCTVVLAIRLSHRNHMYPVRNYSPTEMVCISSLLPDGGEGFPSTANGGPPKRQGLKAEASEDRDGDDLTLHSFLP